GTGGATCACATACagctgtgcgtgtgtgtgtgtgtgtgtgtgtttgagaacGTGTACAAAGGTATAGGTGCAAAATTCCTGATCATATATATTTCACGTACGCGCTAAAATAGTACAGGATGAGTTGGTGCTTTCATTCGCAGAATGTATCTCAGCAGGAGTCTAAAAATTATTTTGATGAATTAAtgtgcatattataattatatagcaccgTAATAAAGGCTTAAGCACCACTGTAATCTTAGATCCGAACTAGACATGCTTTttctggccaatcctagcaattaagttttacattgcaaatgttttgtaGTCTGCATGGTGCATTGTATTGCTTTTGGGTATAGAATTAAGAAATGTGCATTGCTTACTTGGTCGGGAAATGTTCACAATATCTTCAAACTCCTGTCCTCCATTGAGGGTCGAGAGTCCGACCATGGTGTTTTCAGTTGTGGCTATATCAAACCGACAGAAAAAGTCATCCCCACAGAGGTCATCTGCTTCCTGCTCTAAGGATGAATTAGAAAATACTACCTCGAATGTCGGTTCAAAGTTCGGGAAGGTGTAGTTAGCCCAGCTCTCACCCTCAGGATATGTGAAAAGACTGTCTTGTGGCCTGTTAATACTCCCTGCAtgtaacattataattattaacgtTAACGACAAACGAAAATAGTACAAAGCTGACACCTGTTGAGTTCAACCGCATAATGATCTCTATTACCTACACAAAGTTAATGCCAGATTTGGGGAGGGCAGAGAGTATCACAACTTTTTTCGTGGCTACATTATATTATACTCACACATAACTCCAAACATTTCATGGATGGTCTTCAAGTCCGCATCCAGCGAAAGGGGATTCCCGGTATGTGGTGTGAGGTCATCAGCTGTGTCCCCATTGTAGTTTCCTATTAACCCTTGGGTTCTTCCTTTCCATAAAATGGGAAAACTCACTAACAGAATTGATAAGAAACCATTCTCTTCTCTGACTTCAATATACGCTCCGCTATTGAATCTCGCAAAAAGTTTATTTCCATCTTTTTCGACAGCCACTCCATTGAACTGTTGAAGAGACACTTCAGTAAAATCGATAAATGTTCCATTTATAAGAGCATCAGGGTCATCGGAAAAACCAATTTGAAACTGGATTATACTAGAACCGTCGCTCATAGCAACAGCGGAGAAGACAGAAGCTCCAACTGGGTCTCCCTGAGGATTCACAGCTTGGGTCATTCGTCCCTGAAATGAGAAGATGTCATCCACTTGAGCTATCAGGTACTCTCCCTTGCCGTTAAAGGTGTACTTAAATCCATCCAGAGTCACAATGTGGGGATCTCCATAGACACATGCTGCGTATAATAATGGGAAACACTGTATACATCGTTAAGTCATCACTatctaacaataattatagacctaACAATATGgaccactatatatacatgtacaagggaGGAAAAAGTTATTTCTAGATctttatctatgattatacTTACCAGGATTGGGTGGGTTATATCCTTCTCCATTGTCGGAAGGACGCTTCTGATAATAGGCATCACAATTACTAAGGGGTCCAAAGCAGCAGAGAAAAACAGGAAGGACATCTTCTAGGAAATGGCCAAGAAAATTTTGTGGGGAAACTTTGTCAACTGAGCCTCCTCCTGGGGCACCCACCAACAGGTTTCCACTTTTTTCATAACAACATTGCTGTCCAGCACCTGAGGGACTATATAGAGAATATACTAGTTGGACAAAGTGTAATATTAAATGATAGTGTATATTTAGTAAAggaccatataattatattaataagTTGCAAACACCACTCTAATTCCTCTGTAACATCATTAACTATAGCCACCCTGCTTTTCCTAAgcagttgcatgcatggtttttgCCATATAAAAAACTGGTACTGAAAATATCCATCCACCTTGCCTCTCTTGATCTGAAGCAGGTCTCCGATCCAACGTGAAAGACGTATCTGCTTAAAATGATATTTATACCAGAATCCTCAACAAAGCCACTATTAAATAACCTAGCTTGAGTGACCCTAGGTGGACAAGGGGGGAGTTCATCAAGAAGGTTTTTACCGATATCTGTAGGCTGCTCATTGCACCAAGCTTCACATCTTAATCGGAGATTATTACTACTCATGTAATACAGAATTGGCGTCCACAGAGTGACTCTATATTTACCAACAACCGGACAATCGGCCTTATTTGTTGCAGTACATCTCCAGAAAAATCTCCAATCCTAACTTGAATTGCAATTGGTCGTACAGCCATGTTATTATTGGTACGCACACTGAGAATTGGGATTACCACATTTGCTTGCCCAACATTTGGTAAACCTGATGCTAGTATCTCAACATCTTCCCATTCTCCTGTGTTCATATCAAACTCAACAAGAACAATATTGACTTTGTAGAAGGACGGGTCTTCGGCATGAGAGGGAAGAAGATTAAAAGGATTCCAAGTTATCAAGATTTCGGTTTGAGGAAGAATGACTGGAATGTTCAAATTGTGCTGTACCTCAGTACTGTCTTCAATGTGTACTGGAAAAGGAATAGCCACATGCATGCGCGCagtgtaacataattattaatgcacGGTGACGAGAGTTATACATAACTAAAATGCTTCAACATGCATACACTtcacgtatataattataatattataattatgcacttaattactataaattatacataatagcTTACATATAATTGCTACAAGAATGTAATTTTGTTCGTATATACCTGCATAGAATCGAGTGCCAATGTCATACTTCAACGTTCCATTCTTATTTGTGACAACGACACGAAGAGTTTTTGATCCAGGCTCTAAAAATGCCGGTGACACACAAACAGCCACAACAGTTGGATTCTCATCTAGCTCTAAAAGCCCCACATCGGCATCCACTGTATCGAATCCTTCGTATTGACAAGTTATGTTGTCAGATTCCTCTAAGCATGTGCTGGTAATGGAGACTGCAGTTCCTCCAAGCATGTTTCCAACTCTTGGGGTGATCACAAGTGAAGCTGTGTGTTCAATCATTATAATGATCTATACACATTGAAAATTACGGCAGATTAAACCAGGAATTTACTTGGTAttgcattcatgcacacataattatacttatgcGTTGTAAGAAAGTAAAATGCACTTGTCCGTAGATGGCTTAGTTTAGATTTTAGTAAAATAATTAGGTAGGAAGTATATTGGTACCAGCAAAGAGTAGAGTGTAACTGTATAGCTACTCACTAAACTGCTCTTCTTGGGCACTTTATAAAATTGCGAACACGTGATATTTGAGCATGCTGCTTAAACTCTTCGCTATGGGCTATGGGTGGACGCAGAGCAAAGGAGGTACGACAAGGGTATATACCTCAATTAGGTAGGCTTGGTTACGTGCAACATTCAACAGTAGAGTCATTGTTGCACGTGACTAAAATACGTAAGGGTATATATCACTCCTCTGAGGGTTGGACATATATTACGCCCTGAGGCATAAAATTACAAATTGCCAgtaaactatataatataccAGTGAAAAATGTACTTataaaaaaaatgtatgttgtataacggattggagttacgTATGCTCttgccgaatttcttgtttccacgctttttgccATGTTCCcgcggccaatcctagcaactttTTACATTGAAAATGTTTTGTGGGACTTGTGTATATAAAGGCTTACTATTTTCCATGTCCTCAGGGTCAGAGCATCGTGCAATATCACCGTTGACTTGAAATGTCCATACACCCGGTATGTTCACATTGGTAGTGGAATCAATATTCATGATTCTGTTGGTCAGTGAGCCTGGCACACTATATAGAACCTCTTCCCATCACCAGCATTGAATCCAACTTGTGCAGGGGTTCCCCCAAATCCATTGGTGCTCCCTGAGGCATCTTCTTTGGTCCATTGCATCTCACCATCAGCGTATAAGAACTTGACAAAAGAGGAAGTTCCATCTGTCATAAGCACAAACTGAAATGTTGCAATCTGTGTCGGAGAAGGGTGAAAAGTAAAAAAAAACGGCATTTTGCACTGTGAAAATTGCTATGAAAATTACTAGGAAATTGGAAACCACTTGAAAATTTCTATAGGATTGGCCGCGGGCAAGCACCAAAGAGTATCAAAACAAGCGAGGAGGAGACAAACCATACacttaagtacaactactcacaaatttgtggtattctactctctaggtTACAGGCACTGTATAGTAAATTTTAACCAATCATATAAGCTAAAGGTGCTGTGTTTCAAATGCTTGGTAAGTCTAATTGCATGGTAATGTCCGAGAATGAGACCTGCACGCATGCTGTAAAGGAAGGAGCTGTACAATAACTGAACTGCTGCATCTGCGTGCATTTACGGGCATGTCACAGTCATGCCCATCTCATAAGTGATATAATGAACActaaaatacataattattacgaacAGTAATGATATTCGTGAGTCAAACCTAAGAGGTCATGCGTCGGTGATCAGAAAATATCCATGCATTGTCCGGGGTTTTATTTCTTCGGAACTGTTATTTGTTTGGAATTGGAATCTTTACGCATAGAAAAACCCAAGCATTATTGCTGATTGCTGATTGCGCATGCTATAGAAATGGGCGAGATCACGACTTAGTAATAACAAACCATGCAGTGTTGCAAGTGTATAGTTTATAAACAGAGCTGCGCTAGTGCTGATAGCTAAATTAGTTTAATAGTTGTCTGCATGTCAggccaggggggtgctcaaccCCACTGATGAGCTCCGTGCTAGACACgctactagatctagccagCAACTTCATCTGAAAGCAATCTAGATATCGAGGTTAGACTTTTTTTAAGTGCTCTATTAATTTCTGTGTCGTCAAAGATGAATCGCAATGCTATACACGCTTGCAATCTATGTTTAAGAACAACTATTGTTATATAGAACACGCTTTTTTTCAATATACCTACCCGGCCAGTGTGTCCAACTCTATCCCAAGTGGCAATGAAAACAAAAATTGGAAGGAATCTTCTCGAAAAAGACGTCATTACATCGTTTCTAGCTCGTCTTAGAACATCGTTATCTTGCGTCTCCCTGTTGTACACAGTACCTGTTCCATTTGTATCCACGTCAGCCCAATACGGGGCAATCAAAAACAATCCGGACAACGGAAATGATTGAGGAATGACAGTTGAGACTGCAGCATCAAAGGAGATAACTCCATTTGTGTTCACCTGAAGTAGCAAAATATGTATAGAGCATTAATAGTTGTGAGGGACCCGATTTGctatcaatataattataggtatattGGAGTGCATGCAGATAGTAAAAAATACACAGAATGGTATGAGATGGACCACACACATATTTTCAATGAATAAGCAAATAACACTTAATTATTTGACGGCGAAAGTGTCTGCGTatagtcaataattattttacacaATCAAACCAGAATGTAATTTACTCAAGATAACTTAACTTGATAAGACTAAGAATaacatataaattatgaagAATAACAAGATAACTCAACTTGGAGCATTAATAGTTGTGAGGGACCCGATTTgctatcagtataattataggtatattGGAGTGCATGCAGATAGTAAAAAATACACAGAATGGTATGAGATAGACCACACACATATTTTCAATGAACAAGCAAATGACACTTAATTATTTGACGGCGAAAGTGTTTGCGTATAGTTAATGATTATTTTACACAATCAAACCAGAATGTAATTTACTCAAGGCGCATATAGTACTGTACAACAGGTATATGTCGAGGGAATAAATTTTCACGGATTAAATTTTCGTAATTatcagccttttggcgcatgcatgtatgcgaTATTAGTATTATTATTCGTGGATATAAAATGTTTGCAGTGCATGCTAAATCAGCAAACACCGCGAATAATATATCCGCTATAACTATAACCGCTATAGTTTAAATTACCAACTTTTACATTACAAATACATCCTATAATTTATGCCTGGAGGTATATTCAGTCAGCTGactgagtgtgcatgtgtttgatTTTGAGAGGGAGTATAAAAGGTGTCACTATAAACTATATGGGAGGATTTTGGCTTTCCATCGTCATCCTACCAAACTCAATGAAAGCACGAATTGtacgcggtgctttcattgagtTTGGTAGGACGACGATGGGAAGCCAAAATCTTCccataactatataattatattatatagttattatatataactatataattatattataaataCTTTTGTAAGTAAAACTGACTGCTATGGCATCAAAAACACacctttttataagcgccacAATTATATTCTACAAGCGCTTCTTTGTACACCTAGTTCAGTCTGCATGAGCTGGCATTAACTATATACGGTTAACACTAAGCTTGCATACTTATACATTATAGTTGTATAAAAAGGTTAGCATTATGGTGTTGCTGTTGGTAACACAAATAACTTACAAACAGGTTAGTATACTGCTTTTCAAAGTAAGAGAATGAGCCAAACTGTAGAGTGATCTGTTTAGATGATCCATCA
This is a stretch of genomic DNA from Halichondria panicea chromosome 1, odHalPani1.1, whole genome shotgun sequence. It encodes these proteins:
- the LOC135344441 gene encoding sushi domain-containing protein 2-like, translating into MSSNNLRLRCEAWCNEQPTDIGKNLLDELPPCPPRVTQARLFNSGFVEDSGINIILSRYVFHVGSETCFRSREASPSGAGQQCCYEKSGNLLVGAPGGGSVDKVSPQNFLGHFLEDVLPVFLCCFGPLSNCDAYYQKRPSDNGEGYNPPNPACVYGDPHIVTLDGFKYTFNGKGEYLIAQVDDIFSFQGRMTQAVNPQGDPVGASVFSAVAMSDGSSIIQFQIGFSDDPDALINGTFIDFTEVSLQQFNGVAVEKDGNKLFARFNSGAYIEVREENGFLSILLVSFPILWKGRTQGLIGNYNGDTADDLTPHTGNPLSLDADLKTIHEMFGVMWSINRPQDSLFTYPEGESWANYTFPNFEPTFEVVFSNSSLEQEADDLCGDDFFCRFDIATTENTMVGLSTLNGGQEFEDIVNISRPTVCDPPRLNGACIATNTCSCSVSYTGVRCDASLVMDCDISPCENNGSCALLAGSYICTCPFNYNGVNCQNPVTNVRRVNDSVIGDPLMTVPLYLTNTSALQSNINLGENEVINLCFEIYGQADEYFNLVSDSCISVNAHYQ